In the genome of Achromobacter sp. MFA1 R4, the window GGCCCCATCGCGGCCCGCAAGCCGCCATCCGGCCCGCGCCAGATTCCCCCGCCTTCAGGACACCCTGCGGCGGGGGTTTTTCATGCGCGCTCCACGCCGGCCGGCGGCGCGGGCGGCGCGGCGGCGGGCTCGCGGTCGCGGCCGACCATGCGCTTGAGGCCCAGCCATTGCTGCGACCAGAAGCCCTGGCCGTAGTCGCGCGCGCCCAGTTCGGCCTGCTGGTCGTGGATGCCGGTCGGGCCGTAGCCCACGCCAAAGCGCGCGGTGCGGAACAGCACGTCCCAGATCGGAAACAGCGCGGCGAAGTTGTAGCCGCCCACCGGCCCCGGCGACGAGGCGTCGTAGGCGATGGAATGGTGGTGCCGATGAAAACGCGGGCTGACCAGCAGGCGTTCGCCCAGCGCGCCGAAATGCATGCGCAGGTTGGCGTGCGAGAAGCTTTGCGCAAGCTGGGTGATGGCGACCACCATCACGAACTGCGCCGGCGGCACGCCCACGAGCTGCGACACGAATACGACCAGCACGTCGCGCAGCATGTCGTCCAGCAGATGGTTGCGGTCGTCGCTCCAGATGGTCATCTGGCGCTGGCTGTGATGCACCGCGTGCAGCGCCCAGAGCCAGCCGTAGCGGTGCTGCGCGCGATGGTAGAAGTAGTCGACCGCGTCGAACAGCAGCAGGTAGATGATGAGGCTGACCCAGGCCTTGTCGGTCACGCCGGGCCAGTACTGGTCCAGCTGGAACGGCGCGAAGCCCCACACGTGGAGCTGGCCGAAGATGCTGTCCCAGAACGGATCGATGGTGAAGAACAGCAGGAGCCGGAACGCGCCCAGGCGGTGGATCAGCGTGTACAGCACGTCGATGCCGATCTGGCGGCGGTCGGTCACCGGC includes:
- a CDS encoding sterol desaturase family protein, which gives rise to MDTLSQLFGDCQQWLFETAIQPALFHLGMSNFIEDGYDATMWLLVGLLQVAVLVLVFGPLQRLRPVEPVTDRRQIGIDVLYTLIHRLGAFRLLLFFTIDPFWDSIFGQLHVWGFAPFQLDQYWPGVTDKAWVSLIIYLLLFDAVDYFYHRAQHRYGWLWALHAVHHSQRQMTIWSDDRNHLLDDMLRDVLVVFVSQLVGVPPAQFVMVVAITQLAQSFSHANLRMHFGALGERLLVSPRFHRHHHSIAYDASSPGPVGGYNFAALFPIWDVLFRTARFGVGYGPTGIHDQQAELGARDYGQGFWSQQWLGLKRMVGRDREPAAAPPAPPAGVERA